From a region of the Paenibacillus sp. FSL R10-2734 genome:
- the tsaD gene encoding tRNA (adenosine(37)-N6)-threonylcarbamoyltransferase complex transferase subunit TsaD, whose product MKTETGTAQPVLILAIETSCDETSVAVVKNGSEVLSNIISSQIETHRAFGGVVPEVASRKHVEVITLVIEEALATAGVTPEQLSAVAVTQGPGLVGALLVGVVAAKSLALAWGKPLIGTHHIAGHIYANRLVAELQYPCMTLVVSGGHTELVHMEREGEFRIIGRTRDDAVGEAYDKVARALGFPYPGGPHVDRLAREATEVVPLPRVWLEPDSYDFSFSGLKSAVLNVVNQSKMKGLTPDVAGIARGFQESVVEVLVEKAVRAVKATSSKQLLLCGGVAANAGLRSALISRCEAEGIELIIPPPVYCTDNAAMIGAAAYVKWQHDGGTPLDMVADPGFSLEQWSVSAY is encoded by the coding sequence ATGAAGACAGAAACGGGCACAGCTCAGCCTGTACTAATACTTGCTATTGAGACGAGTTGTGATGAAACGTCGGTGGCCGTGGTCAAGAATGGCTCTGAAGTATTATCCAATATCATCTCAAGTCAGATAGAGACACATCGTGCCTTCGGCGGCGTGGTACCAGAAGTAGCCTCACGTAAGCACGTGGAAGTGATTACGCTGGTTATAGAGGAAGCACTAGCTACAGCAGGGGTTACACCAGAACAATTGTCGGCGGTGGCGGTTACGCAAGGTCCAGGCTTGGTGGGTGCTTTACTTGTAGGGGTAGTAGCTGCTAAGAGTCTTGCTCTCGCATGGGGGAAGCCGTTAATCGGCACACATCATATTGCAGGACATATTTATGCTAACCGTCTAGTGGCGGAGTTGCAGTATCCTTGTATGACATTAGTGGTGTCAGGTGGACATACTGAACTGGTTCATATGGAGCGAGAGGGTGAGTTCCGAATTATCGGACGTACCCGTGATGATGCTGTAGGTGAAGCTTATGATAAAGTGGCTCGGGCACTAGGATTCCCTTATCCCGGCGGACCTCATGTGGATCGTCTGGCACGTGAAGCGACTGAAGTTGTACCCTTGCCACGAGTATGGCTGGAGCCGGATTCTTATGATTTCAGCTTCAGTGGCTTGAAGTCGGCTGTGCTGAATGTTGTGAATCAGAGTAAAATGAAAGGTCTTACGCCGGATGTGGCAGGCATCGCCCGTGGGTTTCAAGAATCAGTGGTTGAGGTACTGGTGGAAAAGGCGGTACGTGCTGTTAAAGCTACTAGCTCCAAGCAGTTATTGTTATGTGGGGGTGTAGCTGCTAATGCTGGGCTGCGCTCGGCATTGATTTCGCGCTGTGAAGCAGAGGGTATTGAGCTTATTATTCCACCTCCGGTATATTGCACGGATAATGCAGCTATGATCGGAGCTGCTGCCTATGTGAAGTGGCAGCATGACGGTGGTACGCCGCTGGATATGGTTGCTGACCCTGGTTTCTCACTGGAACAATGGTCTGTATCCGCCTATTGA
- the rimI gene encoding ribosomal protein S18-alanine N-acetyltransferase, translating into MTEAEAMRAQETELVFRLMKLEDIPDILIIEREAFTMPWTEEAFRNELTHNHFAKYMVMELAGRIIGYAGMWAIVDEAHVTNIALLEAYRGRKWGERLLEELMKTASYVGMKSITLEVRVSNEVAQNLYRKKGFRSAGTRKGYYSDNREDALIMWADLPENEEHGNMEGSVDLK; encoded by the coding sequence ATGACGGAAGCAGAAGCCATGAGAGCTCAGGAGACTGAACTTGTTTTTCGTTTGATGAAGCTGGAAGATATTCCTGACATTCTTATCATTGAGCGGGAAGCCTTCACGATGCCTTGGACGGAGGAAGCTTTTCGAAACGAGCTGACACATAATCATTTTGCAAAATATATGGTGATGGAACTGGCAGGTCGTATTATCGGCTATGCCGGTATGTGGGCTATCGTGGATGAGGCGCATGTGACGAATATAGCCTTGCTCGAAGCCTATCGGGGACGTAAATGGGGCGAGCGCCTGCTGGAAGAGCTTATGAAGACGGCATCTTATGTGGGCATGAAATCCATTACGCTTGAGGTACGGGTATCGAACGAGGTAGCACAGAATTTATATCGTAAAAAAGGCTTTCGTTCTGCCGGCACACGCAAAGGATATTATTCCGATAATCGTGAGGATGCGCTCATTATGTGGGCGGATCTGCCAGAGAATGAGGAGCATGGCAATATGGAAGGAAGCGTGGACTTGAAATGA
- the tsaB gene encoding tRNA (adenosine(37)-N6)-threonylcarbamoyltransferase complex dimerization subunit type 1 TsaB, producing MTNQNTEPRKRLLALDTSTAVLGVAVTENGELLHEINASGERNHSVHLLPIIEQALQATGTTAAMLGGISVGVGPGSYTGTRIAVTAAKTLAWAWNVPVAGISSLHAVAWGGYQTAVNNKAIEESGQATENSAYGPDWIIPLMDARRGQVYTGLFAAEGNSAPSRLEPDAIRLMADWVEYLAERLEQASVEGKKPAVLWFVGETNVHGSEESLRPLMELVTAIAVPYEMEGRWTGFLGEARLQVEHDDLHSLIPNYTQISEAEANLRLSREGGLNK from the coding sequence ATGACGAATCAGAATACAGAGCCGCGTAAGCGGCTTTTAGCGCTGGATACATCAACTGCAGTATTAGGCGTGGCAGTTACAGAGAATGGAGAACTACTGCATGAAATTAATGCTTCCGGAGAACGGAATCATTCGGTGCATTTGCTGCCGATTATAGAGCAGGCGTTGCAAGCTACGGGAACTACTGCTGCTATGCTGGGTGGGATTTCTGTTGGTGTCGGTCCTGGATCTTATACAGGCACACGAATCGCGGTTACCGCTGCTAAGACGCTGGCGTGGGCATGGAATGTCCCAGTAGCCGGTATTTCGAGTCTACATGCAGTGGCGTGGGGTGGTTATCAAACAGCGGTTAACAATAAGGCAATAGAAGAGTCGGGACAAGCTACCGAGAATAGTGCCTACGGACCTGACTGGATCATTCCACTAATGGATGCACGTCGGGGACAGGTGTATACAGGACTATTCGCCGCTGAGGGAAATAGTGCTCCTAGCCGTCTTGAACCTGATGCCATCCGCCTGATGGCAGACTGGGTGGAGTACTTAGCTGAACGTTTAGAACAGGCGTCAGTGGAGGGCAAAAAACCTGCTGTTCTATGGTTTGTCGGAGAGACTAATGTGCATGGCAGTGAGGAATCGCTTCGTCCACTGATGGAACTCGTCACTGCTATAGCCGTTCCTTACGAGATGGAAGGCCGCTGGACAGGATTTCTTGGAGAAGCCCGGCTTCAGGTAGAGCATGATGATCTCCATAGTTTGATCCCTAACTATACTCAGATTTCAGAAGCGGAGGCCAATCTGCGGTTAAGCAGAGAAGGGGGCTTAAATAAATAA
- the tsaE gene encoding tRNA (adenosine(37)-N6)-threonylcarbamoyltransferase complex ATPase subunit type 1 TsaE, which produces MFTYRSYSLQDTEQLASSIAAASTPGMVIGLDGDLGAGKTAFSQGYARHLGVKGIVNSPTFTIIKEYEGRLPLYHMDVYRISLQEADELGLDEYFYGQGVCLVEWSSIITDLMPPRHMHIYMETVGPEERIITVTGIGEPYGELCRGLIQKWG; this is translated from the coding sequence GTGTTCACTTACCGTTCTTACAGCCTGCAGGATACGGAGCAACTCGCAAGCTCAATAGCTGCTGCTTCAACTCCAGGAATGGTTATCGGTTTGGATGGCGATCTAGGTGCAGGAAAAACGGCATTCTCGCAAGGCTACGCTCGGCATCTTGGAGTAAAGGGGATCGTAAATAGTCCTACTTTTACAATTATAAAAGAGTACGAGGGGCGTCTACCGCTATATCATATGGATGTATATCGGATTTCGCTTCAGGAAGCGGACGAGCTTGGACTAGATGAGTATTTTTACGGGCAAGGTGTTTGCTTGGTGGAATGGAGCAGTATTATTACGGATTTAATGCCGCCGCGGCATATGCACATATATATGGAAACAGTCGGACCAGAGGAAAGAATCATTACGGTGACCGGAATCGGGGAGCCTTACGGTGAGCTGTGCCGAGGGCTGATCCAGAAGTGGGGTTAA
- a CDS encoding H-type small acid-soluble spore protein produces the protein MDVKRAQDIYASKETVSVHLDGEPVWIEHVDAQNGMATVQVGSRPTNTHTVGVERLEEQEH, from the coding sequence GTGGACGTAAAGCGGGCACAGGATATTTATGCTTCTAAAGAAACGGTAAGTGTACATTTGGACGGGGAACCTGTATGGATTGAGCATGTGGATGCGCAGAATGGTATGGCTACGGTTCAAGTGGGCTCACGCCCAACCAATACGCATACAGTAGGTGTAGAACGGCTAGAAGAGCAAGAGCATTAA